The proteins below come from a single Tachypleus tridentatus isolate NWPU-2018 chromosome 13, ASM421037v1, whole genome shotgun sequence genomic window:
- the LOC143238452 gene encoding uncharacterized protein LOC143238452 isoform X2 gives MLGKLVYSCFILICLLSASDAVYHNMLTDESANTSNELRNHPVANYIFTDGTPFDARVREFIPVGLKRKRDHTLQKLLNLLKKVADNRQKPVHIVGKHMRFGISKK, from the exons ATGTTGGGTAAACTGGTGTATTCCTGTTTTATACTAATATGTCTACTTAGTGCTTCTGATGCAGTTTATCACAACATGCTAACAG ATGAGAGCGCGAACACGTCCAATGAGTTACGAAATCATCCTGTAGCTAACTACATATTTACTGATGGGACGCCTTTTGATGCTCGCGTGCGGGAATTTATCCCTGTAG gtCTGAAACGGAAGAGGGATCACACCCTTCAAAAACTTCTGAACCTTTTGAAAAAGGTTGCTGACAACCGTCAGAAACCGGTCCACATTGTTGGTAAACACATGAGGTTCGGAAtaagcaagaaatga
- the LOC143238452 gene encoding uncharacterized protein LOC143238452 isoform X1, whose amino-acid sequence MLGKLVYSCFILICLLSASDAVYHNMLTEDESANTSNELRNHPVANYIFTDGTPFDARVREFIPVGLKRKRDHTLQKLLNLLKKVADNRQKPVHIVGKHMRFGISKK is encoded by the exons ATGTTGGGTAAACTGGTGTATTCCTGTTTTATACTAATATGTCTACTTAGTGCTTCTGATGCAGTTTATCACAACATGCTAACAG AAGATGAGAGCGCGAACACGTCCAATGAGTTACGAAATCATCCTGTAGCTAACTACATATTTACTGATGGGACGCCTTTTGATGCTCGCGTGCGGGAATTTATCCCTGTAG gtCTGAAACGGAAGAGGGATCACACCCTTCAAAAACTTCTGAACCTTTTGAAAAAGGTTGCTGACAACCGTCAGAAACCGGTCCACATTGTTGGTAAACACATGAGGTTCGGAAtaagcaagaaatga